Proteins found in one Pseudomonas frederiksbergensis genomic segment:
- a CDS encoding PAS domain-containing hybrid sensor histidine kinase/response regulator: MRVRTHKFFALNWGVAITLVVGVGASILGAWVLERINEQQAQQTVAVATEEAAELVLTRLNLYQYGLRGARGAVLTAGEHGISREVFDQYNQTRDLAVEFPGASALGFIRRVPEQDERGFLKSAQADGKADFTIRQFSPHSGERYVVQYVAPVEGNQPAIGLDIASETSRREAAQSAIQSGVARITGPITLVTASKPQQSFLVLMPIFRGGVTPTTVAEREAAAFGWSYVVLQTEEVLRGLRIENETVHLRLRDITVPGQEKLFYESIDDSTSHGTLMTHQLEREVYGRRWQVELSAHPLFIQRLNQVSPKVVLLMGGLLTLLLATLAGVVNVSRQHRRQIFAEQARLAVIVESSADGIIGKTLDGIVTNWNKGAEHLFGYTAEEAVGQTLVSLIVPEALVAEEAHILASIRAGERVPSFDTQRRRKDSRLIDISASISPIYGEGGRVIGASTTLRDISAKKASEARILELNSNLEEQVAQRTSELRHLNLLLGSVLRSATKVSIIATDLDGVIRVFNKGAEHLLGYDADELLEQRTPESIHMPEEIAARSIELSEEYAQAIDGFRVFAHKPELEGAETREWTYIRKDGSRFPVTLVVTSMRDTDGVLSGYLGIAVDITERKEAERELAASLKTTLEQRSELMAVHDQLLMAAEVAELGIWSWTLADNVLTWNDRMFEFYGQPLMLRNTGLSYMHWYSRIHPEDAIAAAAKLNAAVEGTDVYDTVFRVVRPDGQVRFIHAGAQVERSPNGAALRVTGINRDITVQRELESHLLYAKEQADAGSAAKSSFLANMSHEIRTPMNAVLGMLQLVQNTDLNDRQLDYVTKAQTAAKSLLGLLNDILDYSKIEAGKLQLDVHPFELEPLMRDLAVVLAGNQGQKEVEVMFDLDSNLPNDLIGDSLRLQQVLINLAGNALKFTMEGQIVVSVEQLLRTENAVSLRIAVSDTGIGISSEQLQRIFEGFTQAEASTSRRFGGTGLGLVICKRLVTLMGGELQVESQQGVGSHFWFDITLDVAPTSLLKSACPKVDVSLRILVVDDNAMAGELLLRTVHALGWEADHVSGGTQAVEWVKKAQARGTAYDVVLMDWRMSDMDGLSAAQLIHQQGNGVPPPMIIMITAYGREVLADAHQAGDAPFVGFLTKPVTPKQLADAVKRALNGKGLPQSLPSKSTVDRSQRLAGLRLLVVEDNMLNRQVADELLTGEGAQVTLAEGGLEGVSRVMAESVPFDVVLMDIQMPDIDGLEATRRIRSNPRFAALPIVAMTANASYTDREACLAAGMNDHVGKPIDLEQLVVTLLFQAGREDSQASQTVGQANTGEGVIEPRASIIGRFGGNLGLIRNVLRNFGPELETQLVRLRDQIQRQDAPGAASVLHTIKGSSGTMGAKAVSLLAGNLEHTLKHGDAESVASIFADPAWFDELSRLLQRSLEQMDDDFGQSPRAKSSADESPLAPAQWKESLEEILLLLEAGNLQAIEMADALASKTPQALRPQFDEMVAMLQSLDFSAAAQIGRELLRSA; this comes from the coding sequence TCGCAGTGGCTACCGAGGAAGCCGCAGAGTTGGTTTTAACTCGCCTCAATCTTTACCAATACGGATTGCGAGGCGCTCGTGGAGCGGTGCTGACAGCGGGTGAACATGGCATCAGTCGTGAGGTTTTTGACCAATATAACCAAACGCGCGACCTCGCTGTCGAGTTCCCTGGCGCAAGTGCCTTGGGCTTTATCAGGCGTGTACCTGAGCAGGATGAGCGCGGGTTTCTCAAGAGCGCTCAGGCCGATGGCAAAGCTGATTTCACCATTCGTCAATTCTCACCCCATTCAGGCGAGCGTTACGTTGTCCAGTATGTCGCACCGGTTGAGGGAAACCAGCCTGCAATTGGTTTGGACATCGCTTCGGAAACGTCGCGGCGGGAGGCTGCCCAGTCCGCGATACAAAGCGGCGTAGCCCGGATTACTGGGCCCATCACTCTGGTGACCGCATCGAAACCGCAGCAGTCTTTCCTCGTTTTGATGCCCATCTTTCGCGGTGGTGTGACTCCGACGACCGTTGCTGAACGAGAGGCAGCAGCTTTTGGCTGGAGCTATGTCGTGTTGCAGACAGAGGAGGTACTCAGAGGCTTACGCATAGAAAATGAGACAGTGCATTTGCGATTGAGGGATATCACTGTCCCAGGGCAAGAGAAGCTATTTTATGAAAGCATCGACGACTCGACTAGCCATGGAACGCTGATGACCCACCAGCTGGAGCGTGAGGTATACGGGAGACGATGGCAAGTTGAACTCAGCGCGCACCCATTGTTCATCCAGCGCCTGAATCAGGTTTCACCAAAGGTCGTCCTGTTGATGGGTGGTTTGCTTACTCTACTCCTGGCTACGCTGGCAGGTGTTGTGAATGTCAGCCGTCAACATCGGCGCCAGATATTCGCGGAGCAGGCAAGGCTGGCCGTCATTGTCGAAAGCTCGGCCGATGGCATTATTGGAAAAACACTCGATGGCATCGTCACCAACTGGAACAAGGGAGCCGAGCACCTTTTTGGCTATACCGCCGAGGAGGCTGTGGGCCAAACACTGGTCAGTTTGATTGTTCCTGAGGCGCTTGTAGCTGAGGAAGCCCATATCCTTGCCAGCATAAGGGCGGGGGAGCGTGTCCCCAGCTTTGATACCCAGCGCCGTCGCAAAGATAGCCGGTTGATCGATATCTCCGCTAGCATCTCGCCCATTTATGGCGAGGGTGGTCGCGTCATTGGAGCCTCCACGACGTTAAGGGATATCTCGGCGAAAAAAGCATCAGAGGCCCGAATTCTCGAACTCAACTCCAACCTGGAGGAACAGGTGGCGCAGCGAACTTCAGAGTTGCGGCATCTCAATCTGTTGTTGGGCTCTGTGTTGCGTTCGGCCACCAAGGTTTCGATCATTGCGACGGATCTCGATGGGGTTATCCGTGTGTTTAATAAAGGCGCCGAGCATTTGTTGGGTTATGACGCTGATGAGTTGCTGGAGCAGCGCACACCCGAATCGATACATATGCCAGAGGAAATCGCTGCTCGCAGCATTGAACTGAGCGAGGAGTACGCTCAGGCAATCGATGGTTTCCGTGTGTTTGCCCATAAGCCTGAGCTTGAAGGCGCAGAAACCCGAGAGTGGACTTACATACGTAAAGACGGCTCGCGTTTTCCTGTCACGCTGGTGGTCACCTCCATGCGAGATACCGATGGGGTACTGAGCGGTTACCTGGGCATCGCGGTAGACATCACCGAACGTAAAGAGGCGGAAAGGGAACTGGCTGCGAGCCTGAAGACGACACTGGAACAACGTAGCGAACTGATGGCGGTGCATGATCAGCTGCTGATGGCTGCTGAAGTGGCCGAACTGGGCATCTGGTCCTGGACGTTGGCAGACAATGTCTTGACGTGGAATGACCGCATGTTCGAGTTCTACGGGCAGCCACTGATGTTGCGCAATACTGGCCTGAGTTATATGCACTGGTACTCGCGTATTCATCCCGAGGATGCTATAGCTGCGGCTGCAAAGCTGAATGCCGCCGTCGAGGGGACTGATGTGTATGACACAGTTTTCCGTGTCGTTCGCCCGGATGGACAGGTCCGCTTCATACATGCAGGCGCGCAGGTCGAACGCAGTCCAAACGGTGCAGCTTTGCGCGTGACGGGTATCAATCGGGACATCACTGTCCAACGCGAGCTAGAGTCACATCTGCTTTACGCCAAGGAACAGGCCGATGCAGGGAGCGCGGCAAAATCGTCGTTCCTGGCCAACATGAGCCATGAAATACGTACTCCGATGAACGCCGTGCTGGGTATGTTGCAGTTGGTGCAGAATACTGACCTGAATGATCGTCAACTCGACTATGTGACCAAAGCGCAGACTGCTGCGAAATCACTTCTGGGTTTGCTCAATGACATCCTCGATTACTCCAAGATTGAGGCCGGCAAGCTGCAACTCGATGTGCACCCATTCGAACTCGAACCGCTCATGCGTGACCTCGCCGTTGTGCTGGCCGGCAACCAGGGCCAGAAAGAAGTAGAGGTCATGTTCGACCTGGACTCCAATCTACCCAACGACCTGATAGGCGATAGCCTACGACTGCAACAGGTGCTGATCAACCTGGCGGGTAATGCTCTCAAGTTCACCATGGAAGGCCAGATCGTGGTCAGCGTCGAGCAACTGCTGCGCACGGAAAATGCTGTGAGCTTGCGCATCGCGGTTTCTGATACTGGCATCGGCATCAGTTCGGAGCAGCTTCAGCGCATTTTTGAAGGATTCACTCAGGCCGAGGCTTCAACCTCTCGGCGCTTTGGTGGCACAGGTCTGGGCCTGGTGATCTGCAAGCGGTTGGTCACCTTAATGGGTGGTGAACTTCAGGTGGAGAGCCAGCAGGGTGTCGGTAGTCACTTCTGGTTTGATATCACCCTGGATGTAGCGCCGACTTCGCTGCTGAAATCTGCCTGCCCTAAAGTCGATGTGTCTTTACGGATACTGGTAGTCGACGACAACGCCATGGCGGGTGAATTGCTGTTACGAACCGTTCATGCATTGGGATGGGAGGCCGACCACGTGAGTGGTGGCACGCAAGCGGTGGAATGGGTGAAGAAAGCCCAGGCGCGAGGCACAGCCTACGACGTGGTGCTGATGGACTGGCGGATGTCCGATATGGATGGGCTGAGCGCTGCGCAATTGATCCATCAACAGGGCAACGGCGTACCTCCTCCAATGATCATTATGATTACCGCTTACGGCCGCGAAGTGTTGGCAGACGCCCACCAGGCGGGAGACGCTCCATTCGTGGGGTTTCTCACCAAGCCTGTAACTCCCAAGCAGTTGGCCGACGCTGTTAAGCGAGCGCTCAACGGCAAAGGTCTGCCGCAGTCACTCCCGTCCAAATCAACTGTTGACAGGTCGCAGCGTCTGGCCGGGCTGCGGCTATTAGTGGTGGAAGACAACATGCTCAATCGGCAGGTTGCCGATGAGTTACTGACAGGGGAAGGCGCTCAGGTAACACTGGCTGAGGGTGGACTGGAAGGTGTGAGCAGGGTGATGGCAGAGAGCGTGCCCTTCGACGTCGTGTTGATGGATATCCAGATGCCGGATATTGATGGCTTGGAGGCGACCCGTCGCATTCGATCAAATCCACGCTTTGCAGCGCTGCCGATTGTGGCGATGACCGCGAACGCCTCCTATACCGACCGTGAGGCGTGTCTTGCGGCGGGGATGAATGATCATGTCGGCAAACCTATAGACCTGGAGCAACTTGTCGTAACGCTGCTCTTTCAAGCGGGTCGCGAGGATAGCCAAGCATCTCAAACTGTGGGGCAAGCCAATACAGGAGAAGGCGTCATTGAGCCTCGTGCATCGATCATCGGCCGCTTTGGCGGTAACCTAGGGTTGATCCGCAACGTGCTGCGTAACTTTGGCCCCGAACTGGAAACACAGCTTGTCCGGTTGCGCGATCAGATCCAGCGGCAAGACGCACCGGGGGCAGCTTCTGTGCTCCACACCATTAAAGGGAGCAGCGGCACCATGGGTGCCAAGGCGGTGTCGCTGCTGGCCGGTAACCTGGAGCACACACTAAAACACGGAGATGCAGAATCTGTGGCGAGCATCTTTGCAGACCCAGCATGGTTTGACGAATTGAGCAGGTTACTGCAACGAAGCCTTGAGCAAATGGATGACGATTTTGGTCAGAGCCCGCGTGCAAAAAGCAGTGCTGACGAAAGCCCCTTGGCTCCGGCGCAATGGAAAGAGTCCCTAGAGGAGATTTTGCTGTTGCTGGAAGCAGGTAACCTTCAAGCCATAGAGATGGCAGACGCATTGGCGTCAAAAACACCACAAGCCTTGCGCCCGCAGTTCGACGAGATGGTTGCCATGCTGCAGTCGCTAGACTTTTCTGCTGCGGCGCAGATTGGTCGTGAACTTTTGAGATCTGCCTGA
- a CDS encoding diguanylate cyclase produces the protein MGTWLTHPHNRQKLLIVDDQPTNIRVLHELFREDCDVFMATSGEQAITLCRTQLPDLILLDVVMEGMDGHEVCRRLKADPATQDIPIIFITAQQQESDEVLGLELGAVDFISKPINPIIVRARVRTHLTLKLQNDLLRSMALMDGLTGVANRRKFDEGILADWRQCFREQKPLSLILVDVDFFKRYNDQYGHQAGDSCLKSVAQALSEMVRRPYDLVARYGGEEFACVLPNTGISGAVEIAEKMQERIRALGIEHSASDVDRVVTISLGVATLTPSGDLEFQALIEAADKQLYEAKKAGRARVCSSAISSS, from the coding sequence ATGGGAACCTGGTTAACGCATCCCCATAACCGTCAAAAACTGCTTATTGTCGACGACCAACCGACTAATATCCGGGTACTCCATGAGCTGTTTCGTGAGGACTGTGATGTGTTCATGGCCACCAGCGGTGAGCAGGCGATCACACTATGTCGGACTCAGCTACCCGATCTGATTCTGCTTGACGTGGTCATGGAGGGCATGGACGGGCATGAAGTATGCCGTCGACTCAAGGCTGACCCTGCGACCCAGGATATCCCCATCATATTCATTACCGCACAGCAGCAGGAGTCGGATGAGGTACTAGGTCTGGAACTTGGCGCGGTGGACTTCATCAGCAAACCCATCAATCCGATCATTGTTAGAGCCCGTGTGCGAACACACCTGACCCTGAAACTACAGAACGATCTGCTGCGCTCCATGGCGTTGATGGATGGCCTTACTGGAGTGGCAAATCGACGAAAATTCGATGAGGGTATATTGGCGGATTGGAGGCAGTGTTTTCGAGAGCAAAAGCCACTTTCGCTTATTTTAGTGGATGTCGACTTTTTTAAACGCTACAACGATCAATACGGACACCAGGCAGGAGATAGCTGCCTGAAATCCGTTGCCCAAGCATTATCTGAAATGGTTAGACGGCCCTATGACTTGGTCGCTAGGTATGGTGGCGAAGAGTTTGCCTGCGTTTTGCCCAATACAGGTATTTCTGGGGCGGTCGAAATTGCAGAAAAAATGCAAGAGCGTATCCGAGCACTGGGTATCGAGCACTCGGCTTCTGATGTAGATCGTGTGGTAACTATTTCTCTGGGCGTCGCAACATTGACGCCCAGTGGTGATCTTGAATTCCAGGCTTTGATAGAAGCTGCGGACAAGCAACTCTACGAAGCGAAGAAAGCTGGCAGGGCGAGGGTATGTTCATCTGCAATATCGTCCAGTTAA
- a CDS encoding glycosyltransferase family 4 protein, giving the protein MKVAVVYQYYQGHSSPGHSLVYELTQHLATNGHEVTVVSGEAGYMRRDQPVLPWYRRLLRREQDGAVRIIRTYTYSELHRSYLGRLLSFISFSLTAPIGLLRAGNPDVVLVSSPPIFPMFSVWLVCKLRGIPMVLEVRDLWPESAVQMGILSNRPLIAVMSWMERLLYDKAERIVTLTHGIRDDIHRRGWPAEKLEVITCGIDTQMLYPDPDAGAEIRRIHGWDGRSIVLYFGAMGEANNLDVIVDAAMHCQDQKTLFVLIGDGMKRSHIEGRIAELKVDNVLLLAPVSKNLARGFINAADLCLVTLQDIPLFKGAIPTKLLDYMACGRPVLCGVGGEAAGIVKAAHAGIIFAPNCALQLSTFVSELMSDETRRLDMGSSAVRYIQSNFEAASSRATMTELLQKVVGPG; this is encoded by the coding sequence ATGAAGGTCGCGGTGGTTTACCAGTACTATCAGGGGCACTCATCGCCGGGGCACTCGCTGGTGTATGAACTCACCCAGCATCTGGCTACCAATGGCCATGAGGTAACAGTGGTCTCTGGCGAGGCCGGCTACATGCGCCGCGATCAACCGGTTCTCCCTTGGTACAGGCGCCTGTTGCGGCGGGAGCAGGACGGTGCGGTGCGGATCATTCGTACCTACACCTACAGCGAACTGCACCGCAGCTACTTGGGACGCTTGCTTAGTTTCATTTCATTTTCACTGACGGCGCCCATTGGACTGTTGCGGGCTGGAAATCCGGATGTCGTACTCGTTTCTTCACCACCCATTTTCCCTATGTTCTCCGTCTGGCTGGTCTGCAAGCTGCGCGGTATTCCGATGGTTTTAGAGGTGCGAGATCTGTGGCCAGAGTCTGCCGTGCAGATGGGGATTCTGAGTAACCGACCTCTGATTGCCGTTATGTCATGGATGGAGCGACTGCTTTACGACAAGGCAGAGCGAATTGTTACCTTGACCCATGGCATTCGCGACGATATTCATCGGCGTGGCTGGCCCGCAGAAAAGCTAGAAGTGATTACCTGTGGTATCGATACCCAGATGCTTTATCCCGATCCCGACGCGGGGGCCGAGATTCGTCGAATACATGGCTGGGACGGACGAAGCATTGTTTTGTATTTTGGGGCGATGGGCGAGGCCAATAATCTGGATGTGATTGTTGATGCTGCCATGCATTGTCAGGATCAAAAAACACTTTTCGTGTTGATTGGCGATGGTATGAAACGCTCGCATATCGAGGGTCGTATTGCAGAGTTGAAGGTCGATAATGTGCTGCTGCTGGCTCCGGTATCCAAAAATTTGGCGCGTGGTTTCATTAATGCCGCGGATTTGTGTCTAGTAACTTTGCAGGATATTCCTCTATTCAAAGGAGCTATTCCTACAAAGTTACTGGATTACATGGCCTGCGGTCGGCCGGTGTTATGTGGTGTAGGTGGGGAGGCTGCCGGGATAGTTAAGGCTGCTCATGCGGGCATTATATTTGCTCCGAATTGTGCTCTGCAGCTTTCAACCTTTGTCAGTGAGTTGATGAGTGATGAGACTCGCCGGCTCGATATGGGCAGCAGCGCGGTACGGTACATTCAAAGTAATTTTGAAGCGGCTTCAAGCCGAGCGACGATGACTGAGTTATTACAGAAAGTTGTTGGACCTGGCTGA
- a CDS encoding glycosyltransferase family 4 protein — protein sequence MASDLKAPARRVLMLCDDRQIDRRILLQADSLEEDGWRVTILARPLDGSVVLGDPRVVRIGARAESMARRENCVLEVYRLVRRYLPMNGQLMRLLKSFAWRFLVDQERFYLNLFLADGRQHVADIVVAHDLPMLAVGRALASEFGARLIYDSHELYSAQEFARGQRARWAKIERRYIHACDRVITVNPSIARELEARYGLTEVAVIHNAERIKPLGPRSWYLHECFGIPREHRVLLFQGGFSAGRNLLELVEAMLLLRDSGVHLVLLGDGQLADALQRLIKRKGLQSRVHLHPAVAQTQLLEVTAAADAGVIPYQAICLNNYYCTPNKLFEFIAAGLPILASDLPELRRLVEGNQIGCVGDLTTPLAMAKMIEQFFADELRQQCWRERLAVVRQELSWQREGENLKHLYRAFK from the coding sequence GTGGCATCTGACCTCAAGGCGCCTGCGCGGCGAGTGCTGATGTTGTGCGACGACCGGCAGATTGATCGACGGATACTTCTCCAAGCAGACAGCTTGGAGGAGGACGGCTGGCGGGTCACCATTTTGGCGAGGCCACTGGATGGATCGGTAGTGTTGGGCGATCCGCGCGTTGTACGAATCGGTGCCCGGGCCGAGTCAATGGCGCGGCGGGAGAATTGCGTGCTCGAGGTATATAGGCTGGTTCGTCGGTATCTGCCAATGAATGGCCAATTGATGCGATTGCTGAAGTCTTTTGCCTGGCGATTTTTGGTCGATCAGGAGCGCTTTTATCTGAATCTGTTTCTTGCTGATGGCCGTCAGCATGTGGCTGATATCGTGGTTGCGCATGATCTGCCGATGCTTGCTGTTGGTCGGGCGTTGGCCAGTGAGTTTGGCGCCCGTTTGATCTATGACAGCCATGAGTTGTACAGCGCGCAAGAGTTCGCGCGCGGGCAGCGGGCGAGATGGGCGAAGATTGAGCGCCGGTATATCCATGCCTGTGATCGGGTGATTACAGTTAATCCGTCGATTGCTCGTGAGCTAGAGGCGCGCTATGGGTTGACAGAAGTGGCAGTCATTCATAACGCCGAGCGCATCAAACCGCTTGGGCCACGCTCTTGGTATTTGCATGAATGCTTCGGCATTCCTCGCGAGCATCGCGTCTTGTTGTTTCAGGGTGGGTTTTCTGCCGGACGCAACTTGCTTGAACTGGTCGAGGCTATGCTGTTGCTGCGCGATTCAGGGGTTCATCTTGTATTGCTGGGGGATGGCCAGCTTGCCGATGCTCTGCAGCGCTTGATCAAGCGCAAGGGGCTGCAGTCGCGCGTACATCTGCATCCGGCAGTCGCCCAAACGCAATTGCTTGAGGTGACGGCAGCAGCGGACGCTGGTGTGATTCCTTATCAGGCGATTTGCCTGAACAATTACTACTGCACGCCGAACAAGTTGTTCGAGTTCATTGCTGCCGGGTTACCCATCCTGGCCAGCGACTTACCGGAGTTGCGGCGTTTGGTTGAGGGCAATCAGATCGGTTGTGTTGGTGATTTGACCACGCCGTTGGCCATGGCGAAGATGATCGAGCAATTCTTTGCCGATGAACTGCGCCAACAATGCTGGCGTGAGCGCCTTGCTGTCGTTCGACAGGAGCTCAGTTGGCAGAGGGAAGGTGAGAACCTCAAGCATCTCTACAGGGCGTTCAAATGA
- the asnB gene encoding asparagine synthase (glutamine-hydrolyzing) codes for MCGIAGSLATFGNSDEITHSLKKMMSAIRHRGPDGDGIWLDERRPVGLGHVRLAIIDPEHGKQPMVTEDGRFIVVFNGAIYNYLELRRELIGKGHPIHSYSDTEVLLYAYREWGERFVDRLLGMFAFAIWDKHEQRLFCARDRIGIKPFYYHFDGRRLLFASEIKAITADGGVKAQANPDGLQDYLTFQFCLNEKTLFQGVDKLEPGHCLSAWYEGETLKVQTRQYWDLHYNIDEEHDERYFVDTLSGLIDDSIRLHMRSDVPLGAHLSGGLDSSAIVCLASRMLGGEKMNTFTGAFNEGPQFDETGYAKDVAAFAGTQYNEIYIPASNELADMLPRLMYYMDEPLAGPGVIPQYYVSQLAAKHVKVVMGGQGGDELFIGYARYMALYLEKCLSGAIYQTANQNRYAVSLESIVPNLPLLATYQPMLQGLWKNGLFASYDQRYFSLLDRSEGMAQLFNQGALHSGSGYSSFESFQRIFNRGEMHSLVNRMTYFDLKGSLPALLHVEDRTSMAASIESRVPLLDHRIVEFMATIPPNIKFAEGRMKHLFKESVRSAVPQSIFDRKDKMGFPTPLTQWTKGVARDFVRDTLLSDRARQRGLYDVTAVEKILGNEREFGRVVWGLLCLELWHRIFIDGDMKPSGI; via the coding sequence ATGTGTGGAATAGCAGGGTCGCTAGCAACATTCGGGAACAGCGATGAAATCACTCACTCGCTGAAAAAAATGATGTCCGCCATCCGCCATCGCGGCCCCGACGGAGATGGCATCTGGTTGGACGAACGCCGGCCGGTTGGCCTGGGCCATGTGCGCCTGGCCATCATCGACCCCGAACACGGCAAACAACCGATGGTGACCGAAGACGGTCGCTTTATCGTGGTGTTCAACGGCGCCATCTACAATTACCTGGAGTTGCGCCGCGAGTTGATCGGTAAGGGCCATCCCATTCACAGCTATTCGGATACCGAAGTGCTGCTGTACGCCTACCGCGAATGGGGCGAGCGTTTTGTGGATCGCCTGCTGGGGATGTTCGCGTTTGCCATCTGGGACAAGCATGAACAGCGCCTGTTTTGCGCCCGTGATCGCATCGGCATCAAGCCGTTCTATTACCACTTCGATGGTCGCCGTTTGCTGTTCGCCTCGGAGATCAAGGCGATCACTGCCGACGGCGGCGTTAAGGCGCAGGCCAACCCCGACGGTCTGCAGGATTACCTGACGTTCCAGTTCTGCCTGAATGAGAAAACCCTGTTCCAAGGTGTGGATAAACTGGAGCCGGGCCATTGCCTGTCGGCATGGTACGAGGGCGAAACGCTCAAGGTGCAGACGCGCCAGTACTGGGACCTGCATTACAACATTGATGAAGAACACGATGAGCGTTATTTCGTCGATACGCTGTCGGGCTTGATCGACGACTCGATCCGCCTGCATATGCGGTCGGATGTGCCGCTGGGTGCGCATTTGTCTGGTGGTCTGGATTCCAGCGCCATCGTCTGTCTGGCCTCGCGCATGCTGGGCGGCGAAAAGATGAACACCTTTACCGGAGCGTTCAACGAAGGGCCGCAGTTCGACGAGACCGGATACGCGAAGGATGTCGCTGCGTTTGCCGGCACCCAATACAATGAAATCTATATTCCGGCCAGCAACGAGCTGGCGGATATGCTGCCGCGCCTCATGTATTACATGGACGAACCGCTGGCCGGTCCTGGGGTGATTCCGCAGTACTACGTGTCGCAGTTGGCTGCCAAGCATGTAAAGGTAGTCATGGGCGGGCAGGGCGGTGATGAACTGTTTATCGGTTACGCCCGCTATATGGCGTTGTACTTGGAGAAGTGCCTGTCGGGCGCCATTTATCAGACGGCTAACCAGAACCGTTATGCCGTATCGCTGGAATCTATCGTGCCCAACCTGCCGCTGCTGGCGACCTACCAGCCGATGCTGCAAGGTCTGTGGAAAAACGGCCTGTTCGCCTCTTATGACCAGCGTTATTTCAGCTTGCTGGACCGCAGCGAGGGCATGGCGCAACTGTTCAATCAGGGCGCGTTGCATAGCGGCAGCGGCTACTCGTCGTTCGAGTCGTTCCAGCGCATTTTCAACCGTGGCGAGATGCATTCGCTGGTCAACCGGATGACCTATTTCGACTTGAAGGGTTCGCTGCCGGCACTGTTGCATGTGGAGGACCGTACCAGCATGGCAGCCTCCATTGAGTCGCGGGTGCCGTTGCTGGATCACCGCATCGTGGAGTTCATGGCCACCATCCCGCCAAACATCAAGTTCGCCGAAGGGCGGATGAAGCACCTGTTCAAGGAATCGGTGCGCAGTGCGGTGCCGCAGAGCATTTTCGATCGTAAGGACAAGATGGGCTTTCCGACGCCGCTCACGCAGTGGACCAAGGGCGTGGCGCGCGACTTTGTGCGCGACACACTGCTGTCTGATCGTGCACGTCAGCGCGGCTTGTATGACGTGACAGCGGTGGAGAAAATCCTGGGCAACGAGCGCGAGTTCGGTCGTGTAGTCTGGGGCCTGCTGTGCTTGGAACTGTGGCACCGCATTTTCATCGACGGAGATATGAAGCCCAGTGGCATCTGA